GTGCATTTGCTATGGCACGAACGCGCGCGCTGATGACCCAAACAGACCGCGAGCAAATCGCTGGCAACGTTGACGACGAGAATAAGCGATATCAGGCTATCTCACGAGTTCGTGATCGGTTCGATGAACTCGAGCGAGACGTCGCAGTCCTCGAGAAGCATCACGAAGGTCTGCTCGAAGAAATTCGAGAGATCATTTGTGGAGGAGATTCCGATAAGTAACCCTCGAGACATTATCAACGACTTATGTCTCAATTGATCGCCGGCGATGTTACTCAGTGGCGAGGAGCTGCTGTATCTTCTCGCGAAGGGCTTTGAACGTCGCTTTTGACACTTCTCTGTCGGGACTGCCAGTGATTACAACACGGCTTGTGGCAAATAACAATACGACACACGAGGCACCCGGTGGGCGGTAGATTAAGCCAGGAAATTGCTCGGGTTCATATTCCGTGTGTTCGAGTCCGAGTCCGATGGCGAGAGCGCTGAGGTTCAATTTTCTGCCTAGCTCACCTATGCAGACGAGGTTTTGGATACGGAACCACTCGTCATCGGGAGTGTCAATAACCGGCATCTCTGCAAGGAGATCGAGGAATCGATCGCGTGTCGCATACGCCTCTCCCGTAGAATCCGCCCCCGTTGTGATGTACTTTCCAGTCCGATAGAGGGTGATAAGCGGGGCGTCATCGTCGAATCGAAGGTACACCCCCGGATACTTGTCGGGATTGTACTCCGCTATCGAGCCGAGATCCATAGCGACTCGCTCGAGATCCAGCTCAACATCTAGTGACCCGGACCCGACCACGTTCACAATTTCCACGTCGGTACCTGGTTGCAAGGGAGGTTTCCTCAATCCATTAGATCAGTTTGAATTTGAGAGAACTGATCGAGTGCCGCTTCCAGATTCTCCGTGATGTCTGCTGCTAAGACCTCCGGCTCGGGAAGGTCCTCGATGTCCTCCAGACTGTCGTCTTTTAGCCAGAAGATGTCCAGATTAACCTTGTCGCGCTCCATCAGTTCCTCGTAGGAGTAGGACTTGAATCGCTCCGTCTCCTCACGCTCGTGGCGGTTGTCGGGGTTGTAGCAGTCGACGAAATCCGTCAGATCCTCGAACGTGAGGGGATCGCGCTTACGCGTGAAGTGCTTGTTCGTCCGCAGGTCGTAGATCCACAGGTTATCAGTCCAGGGGTCCGCCTGCGCTGGCTTCGCGTCGAAGAAGAGAACGTTCGCCTTCACACCCTGGGCGTAGAAGATGCCCGTCGGCAGGCGCAACATTGTGTGGACGTCAAACTGGTCTAGGAGTTTGCGGCGGACGGTCTCCCCGGCCCCGCCCTCGAACAGCACGTTGTCGGGGACGACGACGGCTGCGGTCCCACCTATCTTGAGCAGCGTCTTGACGTGCTGGAGGAAGTTCAGCTGTTTATTAGATGTCGTGGCCCAGAAGTCGTCTCGCTCGTAGGTCAGCGATTCCTTGACTGCCTCTCCTTCAGTGCTCATCACCGTCACACTGCTTTTCTTTCCGAATGGTGGGTTCGTCAGGATGAGGTCGAAACGGTCGCCAGGGTCAGACCGCAGGCTATCGTCAACGATGATGGGACTCTCTTTGCCGTTGATGCCATGCAAGTAGAGGTTCATGACGCAGAGCCGCGCCGTGTTGTCGACGATCTCCCAGCCTTTGAACACGTCGTGCTGGAGGAACTCCTTCTGTTGCTTGTCGAGTTGGTGATTCTCGGTGATGTAGTCGTGGGCAGAGAGGAAGAATCCGCCAGTGCCAGACGCCGGGTCACAGATGGTCTGGTCGGGTTCCGGCTGGACCGCTTCGACGATTCCTTTGATGAGTGGCCGGGGTGTGAAATACTGGCCCGCTCCGCTTTTCACGTCCTCGGCATTCTTCTGGAGCAGCCCTTCGTATATTTCACCTTTGACGTCTACCTCCATCCCCGACCAGTTCTCGTCGTCGATCATGAGTACGAGGCGACGCAGCTTGGCGGGGTCCTGAATCCGGTTCTGTGCCTTGCTGAAGATGACGCTCAAGAGGCCGCCCTGGGTTCCAAGTTCCTGGAGTGTCGCCCGGTAGTGGCTTTCCAACTCTTCGCCGTCCTTGGCGACGAGACTCTCCCAGTTGTACTCATCTGGAACCTGCGACTCCTCCTGAAAGCCGATTTCTGTCATCTCCTCGTCCATCTTCAGAAAGAGAAGGTAGGTCAGTTGTTCCACGTAGTCGCCGTAGCTCACCCCGTCGTCCCGGAGGACGTCACAGAAGTTCCAGAGCTTGTTTACGAGCTGGTTTGCTTCATTCGGCATCGTTAGTCACCTCCGAGAGGGTTACCTGCTTCCCCGGTTCAAGATTTGCATTTCCGGCGTCCATGGTCGGTGCCTTCTCTGTCGGTTCTTGGGGGATGATGTTGCCCTCAAAGGCCTGCTTAAGGATTGACTGGCGAAGTCTCTGGGCTCTTTTTAGTTCATCACCAACACTTTTTTGACTCTCATCGACGACGGACATTATATAATCAAGGCGCTTTACGATGTATTCTTGCTCTTCTAATGGTGCAAGTGGGAAGGGCATATTCCGAAGGTGTTTTTGATTGATCTTTGCCATACTGCCAGATGTTCCTTTAGATTTGCCTCGGAGGTAGTTTCGGAAAAATGGTGATAGAAATACGTAGTCAGCATATTCTGGGATCGCCAACGAATCATCCAACCTCGCACGGATCATCAAGTCTGGATAGATTGCATAGTCATCATCCCCACGATAGACTGCGGGTAAACCAACATATTCCTCAGTATTTGATCTTTCAATTAGCAAGTCACCCGATTGTAGCCAAAGATCTTCTACATCTTTCGGGTTTGCTTCCGTGATTTTCGTATTTTTCTTGGAAAAATCTCTCTCGGTTACTGCAGACAATGTCAGTGTCCGAATTCCTTCCTCAGATTGTTTTGCGGATTTACCGTTACGTAATGGTTCAGAAAGAACATCATCAAAGGGGACCCATTTCCAGATTGAAGGCAATTCAGGTGCGTTAGCTGGAGCCTCAATTTCGGCAATAGTGGCCCCGGACTCAACATCTTCTTTTTGATAGAATTCCTCCGAAAAACCTCCTTCCAATGCCTCATTCAGAATGGCTTTTTTATAGAGATTGAATCTGCCTTGCGATTCCTCCAGTTCGGAGACGCCCGAATCCAATTTCGAAAACAGTTCCTCTATCTTGGCGACGATGCGTTCCTGATGTCCGACTGGTGGTATCGGCATTTCGTACGTGTACAGTGAGTCCGAGTTAATGCTCGCAACAGTCGTTCCATCCTTGGTGCAAGTTCTCAGAATGTCGAATTCACTTGCTCTCAAATAGTAATACGCGTAGCTCTCATCAAGTCGGTCTCCGGGGATGAACGCCTTCAAATCTTGATTGATAGTAACTGGCCTCTCCGTGACTGCCACCGGGAACGAGTGCTCTAGAATGCCACTGCGGGTCACCATAACGATAGAATTTGGTGGGATGAGCTTCGAGTTTGTTTCTTCCAACGCCTTCTCAGTCATCCGATCTTGGGTCTGGTCAATCCTGTCGGTTTTCATGTCTTTTGGCGAAACCCACAGGATGTCGCCACCCCAGTATTCGTCATTAGAACGACGCGGCGTACTACCTGTCTGCCACTCACCGAGTTCCTGTAATTCCGCAACTGGCCAGCTCTCTGGATAATTCATGCCACCAACTCCTGGTTAAGCTCCTCGATAACGGAGTCCACATCATCAAACACCTCGTGTGCCCGGTACAGCCCACCTCGCTGATTGAACGGCTCCAACTGCAGATCCGATTTCTCCATCGCCGCCGAGGTGGCGATGTGGTCTTTCATCATGTCTAACCACTCCAACTGGTGCCGCGAAAAGCTATCGGAACGGTCGGCCAGCCACGCCTCGAAACGCTCCTCAACAGTCTGGCCGAACGGCTCCAGCTGGTCGCTCTCACCCATCTCGAACCGGATGATAGAGATGATGTCCGTTAGAAGCTGTTTTTCGCTCTTCCCGGCCACCCTCGAACTCTCCAGTTGTTCGTACGCTTCCCAGACTTCCTCGGTCCGGAGGTTGTACGGCGGGGCAGTCAACGTGTCCGCC
Above is a genomic segment from Natrononativus amylolyticus containing:
- a CDS encoding type I restriction-modification system subunit M, encoding MPNEANQLVNKLWNFCDVLRDDGVSYGDYVEQLTYLLFLKMDEEMTEIGFQEESQVPDEYNWESLVAKDGEELESHYRATLQELGTQGGLLSVIFSKAQNRIQDPAKLRRLVLMIDDENWSGMEVDVKGEIYEGLLQKNAEDVKSGAGQYFTPRPLIKGIVEAVQPEPDQTICDPASGTGGFFLSAHDYITENHQLDKQQKEFLQHDVFKGWEIVDNTARLCVMNLYLHGINGKESPIIVDDSLRSDPGDRFDLILTNPPFGKKSSVTVMSTEGEAVKESLTYERDDFWATTSNKQLNFLQHVKTLLKIGGTAAVVVPDNVLFEGGAGETVRRKLLDQFDVHTMLRLPTGIFYAQGVKANVLFFDAKPAQADPWTDNLWIYDLRTNKHFTRKRDPLTFEDLTDFVDCYNPDNRHEREETERFKSYSYEELMERDKVNLDIFWLKDDSLEDIEDLPEPEVLAADITENLEAALDQFSQIQTDLMD
- a CDS encoding restriction endonuclease subunit S; this encodes MNYPESWPVAELQELGEWQTGSTPRRSNDEYWGGDILWVSPKDMKTDRIDQTQDRMTEKALEETNSKLIPPNSIVMVTRSGILEHSFPVAVTERPVTINQDLKAFIPGDRLDESYAYYYLRASEFDILRTCTKDGTTVASINSDSLYTYEMPIPPVGHQERIVAKIEELFSKLDSGVSELEESQGRFNLYKKAILNEALEGGFSEEFYQKEDVESGATIAEIEAPANAPELPSIWKWVPFDDVLSEPLRNGKSAKQSEEGIRTLTLSAVTERDFSKKNTKITEANPKDVEDLWLQSGDLLIERSNTEEYVGLPAVYRGDDDYAIYPDLMIRARLDDSLAIPEYADYVFLSPFFRNYLRGKSKGTSGSMAKINQKHLRNMPFPLAPLEEQEYIVKRLDYIMSVVDESQKSVGDELKRAQRLRQSILKQAFEGNIIPQEPTEKAPTMDAGNANLEPGKQVTLSEVTNDAE
- a CDS encoding TATA-box-binding protein; translated protein: MQPGTDVEIVNVVGSGSLDVELDLERVAMDLGSIAEYNPDKYPGVYLRFDDDAPLITLYRTGKYITTGADSTGEAYATRDRFLDLLAEMPVIDTPDDEWFRIQNLVCIGELGRKLNLSALAIGLGLEHTEYEPEQFPGLIYRPPGASCVVLLFATSRVVITGSPDREVSKATFKALREKIQQLLATE